One Spinacia oleracea cultivar Varoflay chromosome 4, BTI_SOV_V1, whole genome shotgun sequence DNA segment encodes these proteins:
- the LOC110776281 gene encoding uncharacterized protein gives MSILRKVYIFDSMQKKRNLMIKNQLNLAFRTYKAQNGKSKGTKLNWIAAQCPQQPGSLECGYYVMRFMYDIFTKHRDSQDLTTDYSRTKPFSFEEINEVKEFWADYFLTNSDVNLAS, from the exons atgtccatactTCGAAAA gtctacatatttgattctatgcagaagaagagaaatttgatgattaagaACCAATTGAACCT GGCTTTTCGGACTTACAAGGCACAAAATGGAAAATCTAAAGGAACTAAATTGAATTGGATTGCGGCACAG TGtcctcaacaaccgggatcactagagtgtggctactacgtcatgcgttttatgtacgataTATTTACAAAGCATCGtgatagtcaagatcttactacg GATTATTCAAGAACAAAGCCTTTTTCATtcgaggagattaatgaggttaAAGAATTTTGGGCTGATTACTTTTTGACCAATTCCGATGTAAATCTAGCTAGCTAG